Proteins encoded within one genomic window of Dasania marina DSM 21967:
- the rpsJ gene encoding 30S ribosomal protein S10, producing the protein MQNQRIRIRLKAFDHRLIDVSTQEIVETAKRTGAQVRGPIPLPTRKERFTVLISPHVNKDARDQYEIRTHKRLLDIVEPTEKTVDALMKLDLAAGVEVQISLG; encoded by the coding sequence GTGCAGAATCAGCGAATCAGAATTCGTTTAAAAGCTTTTGACCATCGCCTAATCGACGTGTCTACGCAAGAGATTGTAGAGACAGCAAAGCGTACAGGTGCACAGGTTCGTGGTCCAATTCCACTGCCTACGCGCAAAGAGCGTTTTACTGTGTTGATCTCTCCGCACGTGAATAAGGATGCTCGTGATCAATACGAAATCCGTACTCACAAGCGCTTGCTGGACATTGTTGAGCCAACAGAAAAAACGGTAGATGCGTTGATGAAGTTGGATTTGGCGGCTGGTGTAGAAGTTCAAATTAGCTTAGGTTAA
- the rpsL gene encoding 30S ribosomal protein S12 produces the protein MATINQLVRKPRKRKVQKSDVPALQACPQRRGVCTRVYTTTPKKPNSALRKVCRVRLTNGYEVSSYIGGEGHNLQEHSVVLIRGGRVKDLPGVRYHTVRGSLDTSGVADRKQARSKYGAKRPKK, from the coding sequence ATGGCAACGATCAACCAGTTGGTTCGTAAGCCGAGAAAACGTAAGGTTCAAAAAAGCGACGTTCCTGCATTGCAGGCTTGTCCGCAGCGCCGTGGTGTGTGCACTCGTGTTTACACTACTACGCCTAAAAAGCCTAATTCTGCGTTACGTAAAGTATGTCGTGTACGTTTAACCAACGGTTACGAAGTAAGTTCGTATATCGGCGGTGAAGGTCACAACCTACAAGAACACAGTGTTGTGCTTATACGCGGTGGTCGTGTAAAAGATTTGCCCGGTGTGCGTTATCACACTGTTCGCGGTAGCCTAGATACTTCGGGTGTTGCTGATCGTAAGCAAGCTCGCTCTAAGTATGGTGCTAAGCGTCCTAAGAAGTAG
- the rplB gene encoding 50S ribosomal protein L2: MAIVKSKPTSPGRRHVVRVLTPDLHKGAPYKALLEKKSKSGGRNNNGRITTRHIGGGHKQHYRVIDFKRNKDGIPAVIERLEYDPNRTANIALVLYADGERRYIIAPKKVSAGDEILSGEAASIKAGNTLPLRNIPVGSVIHCIELKPGKGAQMARSAGTSAQLVARDGQYVTLRLRSGEMRKVLSDCRATLGEVSNSEHSLRKLGKAGASRWRGVRPTVRGVAMNPVDHPHGGGEGRTSGGRHPVSPWGTPTKGYKTRKNKRTNKLIVRKRGAK, encoded by the coding sequence ATGGCAATTGTAAAAAGTAAACCAACTTCTCCAGGCCGCCGCCATGTTGTTAGGGTTCTTACTCCTGATTTACATAAAGGTGCTCCTTACAAGGCGTTACTAGAGAAGAAAAGTAAAAGTGGTGGTCGCAACAACAATGGTCGCATAACTACGCGTCACATTGGTGGTGGTCACAAACAGCACTATCGTGTTATTGACTTTAAGCGCAACAAAGATGGCATACCTGCCGTAATTGAGCGTTTAGAGTACGATCCTAACCGTACTGCCAACATTGCTTTAGTGTTGTATGCAGATGGTGAGCGTCGTTACATTATCGCCCCTAAGAAAGTTTCTGCGGGTGATGAGATATTGTCTGGTGAAGCTGCGTCTATTAAGGCGGGTAACACTTTGCCGTTGCGCAACATCCCGGTGGGTTCTGTAATTCACTGTATTGAGCTTAAGCCTGGTAAGGGTGCTCAGATGGCGCGTAGTGCGGGCACATCAGCTCAGCTGGTGGCGCGTGACGGTCAATATGTGACTTTGCGTTTACGCTCAGGCGAAATGCGCAAAGTATTGTCGGATTGCCGTGCAACCTTAGGTGAAGTATCTAACAGTGAGCATAGCTTGCGTAAGTTAGGTAAAGCTGGTGCTTCGCGCTGGCGTGGTGTTCGCCCCACGGTTCGTGGTGTTGCGATGAACCCGGTTGATCACCCACATGGTGGTGGTGAAGGTCGTACTTCGGGTGGTCGTCATCCAGTATCGCCTTGGGGTACGCCAACTAAGGGTTACAAGACTCGGAAAAACAAGCGCACTAATAAGTTGATCGTGCGTAAACGCGGCGCTAAATAA
- the rplD gene encoding 50S ribosomal protein L4, giving the protein MELSIAKPGNAAAGKVEVSDVTFAKEFNEDLVHQVVTAYLAAARQGTRAQKNRAAVSGGGKKPWRQKGTGRARAGTSSSPIWRSGGVTFAAKPQDHSQKVNKKMYRAALRSILSELARQDRLVIVEEFALEQPKTKALVAELAGLGLQGALIVSDEVTENVYLASRNLHKVDVRDVQAVDPVSLISFDKVVMTVSAVKQFEEMLG; this is encoded by the coding sequence ATGGAATTAAGTATTGCGAAACCCGGTAACGCTGCCGCTGGTAAAGTTGAAGTGTCAGATGTTACTTTTGCAAAAGAATTTAATGAAGATCTAGTGCATCAGGTTGTGACTGCTTATTTAGCAGCCGCTCGCCAAGGTACGCGTGCGCAAAAAAATCGCGCCGCTGTGTCTGGTGGTGGTAAGAAGCCTTGGCGTCAAAAAGGTACGGGTCGTGCTCGTGCTGGTACGTCTAGCTCTCCAATCTGGCGTTCAGGTGGTGTTACATTTGCCGCCAAGCCGCAAGATCATTCGCAAAAAGTTAACAAGAAAATGTACCGCGCTGCGCTGCGTTCTATCTTGTCTGAATTAGCTAGGCAAGATCGCTTAGTTATTGTTGAAGAGTTCGCTCTTGAGCAGCCTAAAACGAAAGCGCTGGTCGCTGAGTTAGCGGGTTTGGGCTTGCAGGGTGCGTTAATTGTTTCTGATGAAGTAACAGAAAACGTATACCTGGCTTCACGTAACTTGCATAAAGTTGATGTTCGCGACGTGCAGGCTGTGGATCCGGTAAGTCTTATCTCTTTTGATAAGGTTGTGATGACGGTTTCTGCTGTTAAGCAATTTGAGGAGATGTTAGGGTGA
- the rpsG gene encoding 30S ribosomal protein S7: protein MPRRRVVAKREILPDPKFGDLTLAKFMNHVMISGKKSVAESIVYGALEIVQERLGKDPIESFVEALDAIAPMVEVKSRRVGGATYQVPVEVRPSRRHALAMRWLVEYSRGRGEKSMRQRLAGEIIDATQGKGSAVKKREDVHRMAEANKAFSHYRF from the coding sequence ATGCCAAGAAGAAGAGTTGTCGCGAAGCGCGAAATTCTACCGGATCCTAAGTTCGGAGATTTGACGCTAGCTAAGTTTATGAACCACGTAATGATTAGTGGTAAGAAATCCGTCGCTGAAAGCATTGTTTACGGTGCCTTGGAAATTGTTCAAGAGCGTTTGGGTAAAGATCCTATTGAGTCTTTTGTGGAAGCGTTAGATGCTATCGCGCCTATGGTTGAGGTTAAGTCTCGCCGTGTAGGTGGTGCTACCTATCAGGTTCCTGTAGAAGTGCGTCCTTCTCGTCGCCATGCCTTGGCTATGCGTTGGTTGGTTGAGTACTCACGTGGTCGTGGTGAAAAATCTATGCGTCAGCGTTTGGCGGGTGAAATCATCGACGCAACACAGGGCAAGGGCTCTGCTGTTAAAAAGCGTGAAGATGTACATCGCATGGCTGAAGCGAACAAGGCATTCTCACACTACCGTTTCTAG
- the rplW gene encoding 50S ribosomal protein L23, producing MNTERIYQVLQGPRISEKAAYSADLNNQFVFKVAVTATKLEIRRAVEKLFSVKVSEVRTLNVNGKVKRNKFGLSKKADWKKAYVRLEQGHEIDFAVAE from the coding sequence GTGAATACAGAGCGTATCTATCAAGTTCTGCAGGGGCCGCGCATTTCCGAAAAAGCGGCTTACAGCGCAGATTTAAACAATCAGTTTGTTTTTAAAGTTGCAGTTACTGCGACTAAGCTAGAAATCAGAAGAGCGGTTGAAAAACTGTTTAGCGTTAAAGTGTCAGAAGTTCGCACACTAAATGTTAACGGTAAAGTTAAGCGCAATAAATTTGGTTTGAGCAAAAAAGCAGACTGGAAAAAAGCTTATGTTCGTCTAGAGCAAGGTCATGAAATTGACTTCGCTGTAGCTGAGTAA
- the fusA gene encoding elongation factor G: MARKTPIRRYRNIGICAHVDAGKTTTTERVLFYTGLSHKIGEVHDGAATMDWMEQEQERGITITSAATTCFWAGMQQQFDQHRINIIDTPGHVDFTIEVERSLRVLDGAVVVLCGSSGVQPQTETVWRQANKYEVPRLVFVNKMDRAGADFHKVIAQLKARLGANPVPLQMTIGSEEGFEGVVDLVKMKAIHWNAEDQGMTFDYGEIPADLMDECVAMREFMVESAAEATDELMNKYLEGEALSEEEIIAGIRKRTLANEIVPVLGGSAFKNKGVQAMLDAVIQYMPSPEEVKAIEGHLDDKDETPATRVADDDAPFAALAFKIATDPFVGTLTFFRVYSGRLESGTAVYNSVKMKKERVGRMVQMHANDRQEIKEVLAGDIAAAIGLKDVTTGDTLCDPGNVIVLERMEFPEPVISVAVEPRSVPDQEKMGVALGKLAQEDPSFRVKTDEESGQTIISGMGELHLDILVDRMRREFGVEANIGKPQVAYREAITATIEIEGKFVRQSGGRGQYGHVWIKFEPGEDANAEKLEFINEIVGGTVPREYIPAIEKGVAEQMQNGVLAGYPLLGLKATLYDGSFHDVDSNEMAFKVAASMATKKLAQQGGAELLEPIMKVEVVTPEENMGDVVGDLNRRRGMILGMDENASGKVVNAEVPLGEMFGYATDLRSATQGRATFTMEFEKYSPAPKNVADLIIAKTQG, encoded by the coding sequence GTGGCGCGTAAAACACCCATAAGACGGTACCGGAACATCGGTATTTGTGCGCACGTAGATGCGGGTAAAACCACAACTACCGAGCGCGTGTTGTTCTATACGGGTCTGTCACACAAAATTGGTGAGGTTCATGATGGCGCGGCCACCATGGATTGGATGGAGCAAGAGCAAGAACGAGGTATTACCATTACCTCCGCGGCTACCACCTGTTTTTGGGCGGGTATGCAGCAGCAATTTGATCAGCATCGTATCAATATTATCGATACACCTGGGCACGTCGACTTCACTATAGAGGTGGAGCGTTCGCTGCGGGTATTAGATGGTGCGGTGGTGGTGTTGTGTGGTTCCTCCGGTGTTCAGCCGCAAACTGAAACCGTGTGGCGTCAGGCCAACAAATATGAAGTGCCACGGCTAGTGTTCGTCAACAAGATGGATAGAGCCGGGGCTGACTTTCATAAGGTGATTGCTCAGCTTAAGGCGCGTCTGGGGGCAAATCCAGTGCCTCTGCAGATGACCATAGGGTCTGAGGAAGGCTTTGAAGGGGTAGTCGACCTCGTCAAAATGAAAGCCATACACTGGAATGCCGAAGATCAGGGTATGACCTTTGATTACGGCGAAATTCCAGCTGACCTTATGGATGAGTGTGTAGCGATGCGTGAGTTCATGGTGGAGTCGGCGGCTGAGGCCACTGATGAGCTAATGAATAAGTACTTAGAAGGCGAAGCGCTGAGCGAAGAAGAGATTATTGCTGGCATACGTAAGCGCACGCTAGCGAACGAAATTGTACCGGTTCTTGGTGGTTCGGCCTTCAAGAACAAGGGTGTGCAGGCTATGTTGGATGCAGTCATTCAGTACATGCCTTCGCCCGAAGAGGTTAAAGCTATCGAGGGTCACCTCGACGACAAAGATGAGACTCCGGCAACTAGAGTTGCAGATGATGATGCGCCCTTTGCTGCTTTGGCCTTTAAGATTGCTACCGACCCTTTCGTGGGTACGCTGACTTTCTTTCGAGTGTATTCGGGGAGATTGGAGAGCGGCACCGCGGTGTATAACTCGGTAAAAATGAAAAAAGAACGTGTCGGCCGTATGGTGCAGATGCACGCGAATGACAGGCAAGAAATTAAAGAGGTGTTGGCGGGCGACATAGCCGCTGCCATCGGCCTGAAGGATGTAACGACAGGCGATACGCTGTGCGACCCCGGCAATGTCATTGTGTTGGAGCGTATGGAGTTTCCAGAGCCCGTTATTTCCGTTGCGGTAGAGCCACGATCGGTTCCCGACCAGGAGAAAATGGGTGTAGCCTTGGGCAAATTGGCGCAAGAAGACCCTTCTTTTAGGGTAAAAACCGATGAAGAGTCGGGTCAAACCATTATATCGGGCATGGGTGAATTGCACCTGGATATATTGGTTGATAGGATGCGCCGCGAGTTTGGCGTTGAGGCGAATATCGGTAAGCCGCAGGTGGCCTATCGTGAGGCCATTACTGCGACCATAGAGATTGAGGGCAAATTTGTTCGTCAGTCGGGTGGTCGCGGCCAGTATGGGCATGTTTGGATTAAGTTTGAGCCAGGCGAAGATGCCAATGCTGAGAAATTAGAGTTTATCAATGAAATCGTTGGTGGTACTGTTCCTCGCGAATATATACCGGCGATAGAAAAAGGTGTTGCAGAGCAAATGCAGAATGGCGTGTTGGCGGGTTACCCCCTGCTAGGCCTGAAGGCAACTCTGTATGATGGATCTTTCCATGATGTGGATTCTAACGAGATGGCTTTTAAGGTTGCGGCGTCAATGGCAACTAAAAAGCTAGCTCAACAAGGTGGCGCTGAGCTGCTGGAACCCATCATGAAAGTAGAAGTGGTAACTCCTGAAGAGAATATGGGTGACGTTGTCGGTGATTTGAACCGTCGTCGCGGTATGATTTTAGGTATGGACGAAAATGCCTCAGGCAAGGTCGTTAATGCTGAGGTGCCACTTGGTGAAATGTTTGGTTATGCCACTGATTTGCGTTCCGCAACCCAAGGGCGGGCAACCTTCACCATGGAGTTTGAGAAATATTCTCCGGCACCAAAAAATGTTGCGGATTTGATAATCGCAAAAACCCAAGGTTAA
- the tuf gene encoding elongation factor Tu, with amino-acid sequence MAKEKFERTKPHVNVGTIGHVDHGKTTLTAALTRVAAEVFGGKAVDFANIDNAPEERERGITIATSHVEYDTTARHYAHVDCPGHADYVKNMITGAAQMDGAILVCGATDGPMPQTREHILLSRQVGVPYIVVFLNKADLLAEDCGGADSEEYAEMIELVEMELRELLDTYEFPGDDTPIIPGSALMALNGEDDNELGTTAVKKLLETLDTYIPEPERAIDGAFLMPIEDVFSISGRGTVVTGRVERGIVNTGDEVEIIGIRDTTKTTCTGVEMFRKLLDEGRAGENIGALLRGTKREDVERGQVLAKPGSITPHTKFEAEVYVLGKDEGGRHTPFFKGYRPQFYFRTTDITGACELPEGVEMVMPGDNVQMVVTLINPIAMDDGLRFAIREGGRTVGAGVVAKVIE; translated from the coding sequence GTGGCTAAGGAAAAATTCGAACGGACCAAACCGCACGTCAACGTTGGCACTATCGGGCACGTTGACCATGGTAAAACTACATTAACAGCTGCGCTAACACGCGTAGCAGCTGAAGTATTTGGTGGTAAAGCGGTAGACTTCGCTAACATCGATAATGCTCCAGAAGAGCGTGAGCGCGGTATTACTATCGCTACATCTCACGTTGAGTATGATACGACTGCGCGTCACTACGCACACGTAGACTGCCCAGGACACGCCGATTATGTTAAAAACATGATTACGGGTGCTGCTCAAATGGATGGTGCTATCTTAGTATGTGGCGCCACTGATGGTCCTATGCCTCAAACTCGCGAGCACATCTTGTTGTCTCGTCAGGTTGGCGTTCCTTACATCGTAGTTTTCTTAAACAAGGCTGACTTGTTGGCTGAAGACTGTGGCGGTGCGGACTCTGAAGAATACGCTGAAATGATCGAGTTAGTAGAGATGGAATTACGTGAGTTATTAGATACTTACGAATTCCCTGGTGATGATACTCCTATCATTCCTGGTTCTGCATTAATGGCTCTAAACGGCGAAGATGACAACGAGTTAGGTACTACTGCTGTTAAGAAGTTGCTTGAAACTCTTGATACCTATATTCCTGAGCCTGAGCGTGCTATCGATGGTGCATTCTTAATGCCTATCGAAGATGTGTTCTCTATCTCTGGTCGTGGTACGGTTGTTACTGGTCGTGTTGAGCGCGGTATTGTTAATACAGGTGACGAAGTTGAGATCATCGGTATACGCGATACTACCAAGACTACCTGTACAGGTGTTGAAATGTTCCGCAAATTGCTAGACGAAGGTCGTGCTGGCGAGAACATTGGTGCCTTGTTACGTGGTACTAAACGTGAAGACGTTGAACGTGGTCAAGTATTGGCTAAGCCTGGTTCTATTACTCCACACACTAAGTTTGAAGCAGAAGTGTATGTGTTGGGTAAAGATGAAGGTGGTCGTCACACGCCATTCTTTAAAGGCTACCGTCCACAGTTCTACTTCCGTACTACTGACATCACAGGTGCTTGTGAGCTTCCAGAGGGTGTTGAAATGGTAATGCCTGGTGACAACGTACAGATGGTTGTTACTTTGATTAACCCTATCGCGATGGACGACGGCTTACGCTTCGCTATCCGTGAAGGTGGCCGTACCGTTGGTGCTGGTGTTGTAGCTAAAGTTATCGAGTAA
- the rplC gene encoding 50S ribosomal protein L3: MTIGLVGRKSGMTRVFTEDGISIPVTVIEVDPNRVTCVKTEDNDGYSAIQVTTGARKASRVAKSEAGQFAKAGVDAGRGLWEFRVNSDEAPEVGAELTVSTFEVGQKVDVTGQSKGKGFQGGIKRWNFRMQDATHGNSISHRSNGSIGQCQTPGRVFKGKKMSGHMGAERVTVQTLEVVRVDAERNLLLIKGAVPGAPGGDVIVRPAVKVKGA; the protein is encoded by the coding sequence ATGACTATTGGTTTAGTCGGTCGTAAAAGCGGCATGACTCGCGTTTTTACAGAAGACGGCATATCTATTCCGGTAACGGTGATTGAGGTTGATCCTAATCGCGTTACTTGTGTTAAAACTGAAGATAACGATGGCTATTCGGCTATTCAGGTTACTACCGGTGCGCGTAAAGCGTCTCGTGTAGCTAAGTCTGAAGCTGGTCAGTTCGCGAAAGCGGGTGTTGATGCTGGTCGTGGTCTTTGGGAATTCCGCGTAAACAGCGATGAGGCTCCTGAAGTGGGTGCTGAGTTGACTGTATCTACTTTCGAAGTTGGTCAAAAAGTCGATGTGACTGGCCAGTCGAAGGGTAAAGGTTTTCAGGGCGGTATTAAGCGCTGGAACTTCCGTATGCAAGATGCAACGCACGGTAACTCTATTTCACACCGTTCAAATGGTTCTATTGGTCAGTGTCAAACTCCAGGTCGCGTTTTCAAAGGTAAGAAAATGTCCGGTCATATGGGTGCTGAGCGTGTAACTGTGCAAACGCTAGAAGTAGTGCGTGTAGATGCTGAACGCAACTTATTATTGATTAAGGGTGCTGTTCCTGGCGCTCCTGGTGGTGACGTAATTGTACGTCCTGCTGTTAAGGTTAAGGGGGCATAA